In a genomic window of Anoplopoma fimbria isolate UVic2021 breed Golden Eagle Sablefish chromosome 6, Afim_UVic_2022, whole genome shotgun sequence:
- the LOC129091946 gene encoding echinoderm microtubule-associated protein-like 4 isoform X3, whose translation MDGFTGSLDDSMSAASVSDVNDRLSALELRVQQQEDELTVMKAALADVLRRLAASEVSAASSTKKHGGKVGAALREAYSMSCIANGGTSGRKRDSTSVTRKETVASAAKRGPGGKRSSGMERSQSSTWDSSEENRNKLVKAASTSKLLAKVVKTSDRHKEPVISQAKMSTREKNSQAEGNHIKMFMRGRPITMFIPSDVENYEDVRTELPSERLKLEWVYGYRGRDCRANIYLLPTGEIVYFIASVVVLFNYEERTQRHYLGHTDCVKCLAIHPDKIRIATGQIAGVDKDGRALQPHVRIWDSVSLSTLQVVGLGTFERGVGSLAFSKADSGQHLSVIDDCNDHMLTVWDWQKKSKIAEIKTTNEVVLAVEFHPTDPNTIVTCGKSHIFFWTWAGNSLARKQGIFGKYEKPKFVQCLAFLSSGDILTGDSGGVLLVWTRSSAETPTGKGPKAFQISRQVKGHEGSVFCVCEMRSGTLLTGGGKDRKIILWDHELRADRDIEVPDQYGTIRAVSEGKGDEFLVGTSRNFVLRGTFNDGFQVEVQGHTDELWGLASHPSKGMFLTCAQDRLVFAWSSVDHSLQWSRQLEEHGHCADFHPSGAVVAIGTHSGKWYVLDAETTDLVGIHTDGNEQLSLMRFSVDGSLLAVGSHDSFIYLYTVSEKGRKYSRYGKCTGHSSYITHLDWSPDNKFIMSNSGDYEILYWDVPNGCKLIRNRSECKDIDWATYTCVLGYHVFGVWPEGSDGTDINALIRSHNRKVIALADDFCKVHLFAYPCSTPKAPSHKYSAHSSHVTNVSFLYNDSHLISTGGKDTSIMQWRLVEKSSLSLTDGLLSNSAPQRADPIFAPPTPAVATPTQDLVLPPTANGTQEPYPDTPPPTKLPTPTSELTPPHSVSTPPPSDSTVSLKDSLEPSDDTATPSDEGLPPLTPPS comes from the exons ATGGACGGATTCACCGGCAGTTTAG ATGACAGCATGTCTGCAGCGAGTGTCTCAGACGTCAACGATCGTCTTTCTGCTCTGGAGCTTCGTGTTCAGCAGCAGGAAGACGAGTTGACGGTGATGAAGGCTGCTCTCGCTGATGTCCTTCGGCGCCTCGCTGCCTCTGAAGTCTCTGCTGCGTCCTCAACCAAGAAACATGGAGGCAAAG TTGGTGCCGCTCTTCGTGAAGCCTACTCAATGTCCTGTATCGCTAACGGAGGAACATCTGGACGAAAAAGAGACTCCACCTCGGTCACCAGGAAGGAGACGGTGGCGTCTGCCGCCAAGAg GGGCCCCGGTGGGAAGCGGTCCTCGGGTATGGAGCGTTCTCAGAGTAGCACCTGGGACTCTTCAGAGGAAAACAGGAACAAACTGGTGAAAGCTGCTTCCACCTCCAAGCTGCTCGCCAAGGTGGTCAAGACCTCTGACAG ACACAAAGAGCCGGTGATCAGTCAAG CCAAAATGTCGACTCGAGAGAAAAACAGCCAAGCTG AGGGGAACCACATTAAGATGTTCATGCGTGGTCGACCGATCACCATGTTCATCCCTTCAGATGTGGAGAACTACGAAGATGTTCGTACAGAACTACCTTCAGAAAGACTCAAGCTGGAATGGGT GTATGGTTACCGCGGCAGAGACTGCAGAGCAAACATTTACCTCCTTCCAACCGGAGAAATCGTTTACTTCATTGCCTCCGTCGTCGTTCTGTTTAACTACGAAGAACGAACTCAGAGACATTACCTCGGACACACTGACTGTGTCAAGTG tctCGCCATCCATCCTGATAAGATCCGGATTGCTACAGGACAGATTGCAGGAGTGGACAAAGATGGACGG GCGCTGCAGCCTCACGTTCGTATCTGGGACAGCGTCAGTCTCTCCACTCTGCAGGTGGTCGGGTTGGGAACGTTCGAACGAGGTGTCGGTTCTCTGGCTTTCTCCAAAGCT gACTCCGGTCAGCACCTGAGTGTTATTGACGACTGCAACGATCACATGTTGACAGTTTGGGATTGGCAGAAGAAGTCCAAGATCGCTGAGATCAAG ACCACTAACGAGGTGGTCCTGGCCGTGGAGTTCCACCCTACAGACCCCAACACCATCGTCACCTGTGGCAAGTCCCACATCTTCTTCTGGACGTGGGCCGGGAACTCGCTGGCTCGTAAACAGGGAATCTTTGGG AAATACGAGAAGCCGAAGTTCGTTCAGTGTCTGGCGTTCCTTAGTTCTGGAGACATCCTGACCGGAGACTCTGGAGGGGTCCTGCTGGTCTGGACCAGGAGCTCTGCTGAGACCCCCACTGGGAAGGGACCCAAAG cgttTCAGATCAGTcggcaggtcaaaggtcatgaaggcagtgtgttctgtgtgtgtgaaatgaggAGCGGCACTCTGCTGACCGGAGGAGGGAAAGACCGGAAAATCATCCTGTGGGACCACGAACTGAGAGCGGACCGAGACATCGag GTGCCGGATCAGTACGGAACCATCAGAGCAGTGTCTGAGGGGAAGGGGGACGAGTTTCTGGTGGGGACGTCTCGTAACTTTGTCCTCAGAGGAACCTTCAATGACGGCTTCCAGGTGGAGGTCCAG GGTCACACAGATGAGCTGTGGGGTTTGGCCTCTCACCCGTCCAAAGGGATGTTTCTGACATGTGCTCAGGACCGGCTGGTCTTCGCCTGGAGCTCAGTGGATCACAGCCTCCAATGGAGCCGCCAGCTGGAG gaacACGGACACTGTGCAGACTTCCATCCCAGCGGAGCTGTGGTCGCCATAGGGACACACTCTGGAAA gtGGTACGTCCTGGACGCGGAGACCACAGACCTGGTGGGGATCCACACTGACGGGAACGAGCAGCTGTCCCTGATGCGTTTCTCTGTAG ATGGCAGCCTGTTGGCTGTTGGATCCCATGACAGCTTTATATACCTCTACACCGTCTCAGAGAAAGGACGCAAGTACAGCCGCTATGGGAAGTGTACG GGACATTCCAGCTACATCACACACCTGGACTGGTCACCTGACAACAAATTCATCATGTCCAACTCTGGAGACTACGAGATCCTCTACT GGGACGTTCCAAACGGTTGTAAACTGATCAGAAATCGTTCCGAGTGTAAAGACATCGACTGGGCGACCTACACCTGCGTACTGGGATACCACGTGTTTG GTGTGTGGCCCGAGGGTTCAGATGGCACCGACATCAACGCTCTGATCCGATCTCACAACAGGAAGGTGATCGCTCTGGCTGACGACTTCTGTAAAGTTCACCTGTTTGCCTACCCATGCTCCACCCCcaag GCTCCCAGCCATAAGTACAGCGCCCACAGCAGTCATGTGACCAACGTCAGCTTCCTGTATAACGACAGTCACCTGATCTCCACTGGGGGAAAGGACACCAGCATCATGCAGTGGCGTTTGGTGGAAAAGTCTTCGCTCTCTCTCACCGACGGCCTCTTATCTAACTCCGCCCCCCAGCGGGCAGACCCCATTTTTGCACCGCCTACTCCCGCAGTAGCCACGCCCACACAGGACCTCGTCCTTCCTCCCACGGCCAATGGAACCCAAGAACCCTACCCGGACACTCCGCCCCCTACAAAGCTACCCACACCTACCTCCGAGTTAACCCCGCCCCATTCTGTGTCGACCCCGCCCCCCTCAGACAGCACAGTGAGTCTGAAGGACAGCCTGGAGCCGAGTGACGACACTGCCACGCCCAGTGACGAGGGGctgccccccctcacccccccctCATAG
- the LOC129091946 gene encoding echinoderm microtubule-associated protein-like 4 isoform X5 codes for MDGFTGSLDDSMSAASVSDVNDRLSALELRVQQQEDELTVMKAALADVLRRLAASEVSAASSTKKHGGKVGAALREAYSMSCIANGGTSGRKRDSTSVTRKETVASAAKSGADRKKEVSSQRSQMEEIQEREEPPHPKDPPPRPPDPYDPQTLQQQRPAQSADSSKGHVPPKRGPGGKRSSGMERSQSSTWDSSEENRNKLVKAASTSKLLAKVVKTSDRHKEPVISQAKMSTREKNSQAEGNHIKMFMRGRPITMFIPSDVENYEDVRTELPSERLKLEWVYGYRGRDCRANIYLLPTGEIVYFIASVVVLFNYEERTQRHYLGHTDCVKCLAIHPDKIRIATGQIAGVDKDGRALQPHVRIWDSVSLSTLQVVGLGTFERGVGSLAFSKADSGQHLSVIDDCNDHMLTVWDWQKKSKIAEIKTTNEVVLAVEFHPTDPNTIVTCGKSHIFFWTWAGNSLARKQGIFGKYEKPKFVQCLAFLSSGDILTGDSGGVLLVWTRSSAETPTGKGPKAFQISRQVKGHEGSVFCVCEMRSGTLLTGGGKDRKIILWDHELRADRDIEVPDQYGTIRAVSEGKGDEFLVGTSRNFVLRGTFNDGFQVEVQGHTDELWGLASHPSKGMFLTCAQDRLVFAWSSVDHSLQWSRQLEEHGHCADFHPSGAVVAIGTHSGKWYVLDAETTDLVGIHTDGNEQLSLMRFSVDGSLLAVGSHDSFIYLYTVSEKGRKYSRYGKCTGHSSYITHLDWSPDNKFIMSNSGDYEILYWDVPNGCKLIRNRSECKDIDWATYTCVLGYHVFGVWPEGSDGTDINALIRSHNRKVIALADDFCKVHLFAYPCSTPKAPSHKYSAHSSHVTNVSFLYNDSHLISTGGKDTSIMQWRLVEKSSLSLTDGLLSNSAPQRADPIFAPPTPAVATPTQDLVLPPTANGTQEPYPDTPPPTKLPTPTSELTPPHSVSTPPPSDSTVSLKDSLEPSDDTATPSDEGLPPLTPPS; via the exons ATGGACGGATTCACCGGCAGTTTAG ATGACAGCATGTCTGCAGCGAGTGTCTCAGACGTCAACGATCGTCTTTCTGCTCTGGAGCTTCGTGTTCAGCAGCAGGAAGACGAGTTGACGGTGATGAAGGCTGCTCTCGCTGATGTCCTTCGGCGCCTCGCTGCCTCTGAAGTCTCTGCTGCGTCCTCAACCAAGAAACATGGAGGCAAAG TTGGTGCCGCTCTTCGTGAAGCCTACTCAATGTCCTGTATCGCTAACGGAGGAACATCTGGACGAAAAAGAGACTCCACCTCGGTCACCAGGAAGGAGACGGTGGCGTCTGCCGCCAAGAg TGGAGCGGACAGGAAGAAGGAGGTCAGCAGCCAGCGATCTCAGATGGAGGAGATCCAGGAACGTGAGGAGCCTCCTCACCCAAAGGACCc ACCCCCACGACCCCCAGACCCCTACGACCCCCAGaccctccagcagcagagaccAGCCCAGTCTGCTGACAGCAGTAAAGGCCACGTTCCTCCCAAAAG GGGCCCCGGTGGGAAGCGGTCCTCGGGTATGGAGCGTTCTCAGAGTAGCACCTGGGACTCTTCAGAGGAAAACAGGAACAAACTGGTGAAAGCTGCTTCCACCTCCAAGCTGCTCGCCAAGGTGGTCAAGACCTCTGACAG ACACAAAGAGCCGGTGATCAGTCAAG CCAAAATGTCGACTCGAGAGAAAAACAGCCAAGCTG AGGGGAACCACATTAAGATGTTCATGCGTGGTCGACCGATCACCATGTTCATCCCTTCAGATGTGGAGAACTACGAAGATGTTCGTACAGAACTACCTTCAGAAAGACTCAAGCTGGAATGGGT GTATGGTTACCGCGGCAGAGACTGCAGAGCAAACATTTACCTCCTTCCAACCGGAGAAATCGTTTACTTCATTGCCTCCGTCGTCGTTCTGTTTAACTACGAAGAACGAACTCAGAGACATTACCTCGGACACACTGACTGTGTCAAGTG tctCGCCATCCATCCTGATAAGATCCGGATTGCTACAGGACAGATTGCAGGAGTGGACAAAGATGGACGG GCGCTGCAGCCTCACGTTCGTATCTGGGACAGCGTCAGTCTCTCCACTCTGCAGGTGGTCGGGTTGGGAACGTTCGAACGAGGTGTCGGTTCTCTGGCTTTCTCCAAAGCT gACTCCGGTCAGCACCTGAGTGTTATTGACGACTGCAACGATCACATGTTGACAGTTTGGGATTGGCAGAAGAAGTCCAAGATCGCTGAGATCAAG ACCACTAACGAGGTGGTCCTGGCCGTGGAGTTCCACCCTACAGACCCCAACACCATCGTCACCTGTGGCAAGTCCCACATCTTCTTCTGGACGTGGGCCGGGAACTCGCTGGCTCGTAAACAGGGAATCTTTGGG AAATACGAGAAGCCGAAGTTCGTTCAGTGTCTGGCGTTCCTTAGTTCTGGAGACATCCTGACCGGAGACTCTGGAGGGGTCCTGCTGGTCTGGACCAGGAGCTCTGCTGAGACCCCCACTGGGAAGGGACCCAAAG cgttTCAGATCAGTcggcaggtcaaaggtcatgaaggcagtgtgttctgtgtgtgtgaaatgaggAGCGGCACTCTGCTGACCGGAGGAGGGAAAGACCGGAAAATCATCCTGTGGGACCACGAACTGAGAGCGGACCGAGACATCGag GTGCCGGATCAGTACGGAACCATCAGAGCAGTGTCTGAGGGGAAGGGGGACGAGTTTCTGGTGGGGACGTCTCGTAACTTTGTCCTCAGAGGAACCTTCAATGACGGCTTCCAGGTGGAGGTCCAG GGTCACACAGATGAGCTGTGGGGTTTGGCCTCTCACCCGTCCAAAGGGATGTTTCTGACATGTGCTCAGGACCGGCTGGTCTTCGCCTGGAGCTCAGTGGATCACAGCCTCCAATGGAGCCGCCAGCTGGAG gaacACGGACACTGTGCAGACTTCCATCCCAGCGGAGCTGTGGTCGCCATAGGGACACACTCTGGAAA gtGGTACGTCCTGGACGCGGAGACCACAGACCTGGTGGGGATCCACACTGACGGGAACGAGCAGCTGTCCCTGATGCGTTTCTCTGTAG ATGGCAGCCTGTTGGCTGTTGGATCCCATGACAGCTTTATATACCTCTACACCGTCTCAGAGAAAGGACGCAAGTACAGCCGCTATGGGAAGTGTACG GGACATTCCAGCTACATCACACACCTGGACTGGTCACCTGACAACAAATTCATCATGTCCAACTCTGGAGACTACGAGATCCTCTACT GGGACGTTCCAAACGGTTGTAAACTGATCAGAAATCGTTCCGAGTGTAAAGACATCGACTGGGCGACCTACACCTGCGTACTGGGATACCACGTGTTTG GTGTGTGGCCCGAGGGTTCAGATGGCACCGACATCAACGCTCTGATCCGATCTCACAACAGGAAGGTGATCGCTCTGGCTGACGACTTCTGTAAAGTTCACCTGTTTGCCTACCCATGCTCCACCCCcaag GCTCCCAGCCATAAGTACAGCGCCCACAGCAGTCATGTGACCAACGTCAGCTTCCTGTATAACGACAGTCACCTGATCTCCACTGGGGGAAAGGACACCAGCATCATGCAGTGGCGTTTGGTGGAAAAGTCTTCGCTCTCTCTCACCGACGGCCTCTTATCTAACTCCGCCCCCCAGCGGGCAGACCCCATTTTTGCACCGCCTACTCCCGCAGTAGCCACGCCCACACAGGACCTCGTCCTTCCTCCCACGGCCAATGGAACCCAAGAACCCTACCCGGACACTCCGCCCCCTACAAAGCTACCCACACCTACCTCCGAGTTAACCCCGCCCCATTCTGTGTCGACCCCGCCCCCCTCAGACAGCACAGTGAGTCTGAAGGACAGCCTGGAGCCGAGTGACGACACTGCCACGCCCAGTGACGAGGGGctgccccccctcacccccccctCATAG
- the LOC129091946 gene encoding echinoderm microtubule-associated protein-like 4 isoform X4 has product MDGFTGSLDDSMSAASVSDVNDRLSALELRVQQQEDELTVMKAALADVLRRLAASEVSAASSTKKHGGKVGAALREAYSMSCIANGGTSGRKRDSTSVTRKETVASAAKRGPGGKRSSGMERSQSSTWDSSEENRNKLVKAASTSKLLAKVVKTSDRHKEPVISQEGNHIKMFMRGRPITMFIPSDVENYEDVRTELPSERLKLEWVYGYRGRDCRANIYLLPTGEIVYFIASVVVLFNYEERTQRHYLGHTDCVKCLAIHPDKIRIATGQIAGVDKDGRALQPHVRIWDSVSLSTLQVVGLGTFERGVGSLAFSKADSGQHLSVIDDCNDHMLTVWDWQKKSKIAEIKTTNEVVLAVEFHPTDPNTIVTCGKSHIFFWTWAGNSLARKQGIFGKYEKPKFVQCLAFLSSGDILTGDSGGVLLVWTRSSAETPTGKGPKAFQISRQVKGHEGSVFCVCEMRSGTLLTGGGKDRKIILWDHELRADRDIEVPDQYGTIRAVSEGKGDEFLVGTSRNFVLRGTFNDGFQVEVQGHTDELWGLASHPSKGMFLTCAQDRLVFAWSSVDHSLQWSRQLEEHGHCADFHPSGAVVAIGTHSGKWYVLDAETTDLVGIHTDGNEQLSLMRFSVDGSLLAVGSHDSFIYLYTVSEKGRKYSRYGKCTGHSSYITHLDWSPDNKFIMSNSGDYEILYWDVPNGCKLIRNRSECKDIDWATYTCVLGYHVFGVWPEGSDGTDINALIRSHNRKVIALADDFCKVHLFAYPCSTPKAPSHKYSAHSSHVTNVSFLYNDSHLISTGGKDTSIMQWRLVEKSSLSLTDGLLSNSAPQRADPIFAPPTPAVATPTQDLVLPPTANGTQEPYPDTPPPTKLPTPTSELTPPHSVSTPPPSDSTVSLKDSLEPSDDTATPSDEGLPPLTPPS; this is encoded by the exons ATGGACGGATTCACCGGCAGTTTAG ATGACAGCATGTCTGCAGCGAGTGTCTCAGACGTCAACGATCGTCTTTCTGCTCTGGAGCTTCGTGTTCAGCAGCAGGAAGACGAGTTGACGGTGATGAAGGCTGCTCTCGCTGATGTCCTTCGGCGCCTCGCTGCCTCTGAAGTCTCTGCTGCGTCCTCAACCAAGAAACATGGAGGCAAAG TTGGTGCCGCTCTTCGTGAAGCCTACTCAATGTCCTGTATCGCTAACGGAGGAACATCTGGACGAAAAAGAGACTCCACCTCGGTCACCAGGAAGGAGACGGTGGCGTCTGCCGCCAAGAg GGGCCCCGGTGGGAAGCGGTCCTCGGGTATGGAGCGTTCTCAGAGTAGCACCTGGGACTCTTCAGAGGAAAACAGGAACAAACTGGTGAAAGCTGCTTCCACCTCCAAGCTGCTCGCCAAGGTGGTCAAGACCTCTGACAG ACACAAAGAGCCGGTGATCAGTCAAG AGGGGAACCACATTAAGATGTTCATGCGTGGTCGACCGATCACCATGTTCATCCCTTCAGATGTGGAGAACTACGAAGATGTTCGTACAGAACTACCTTCAGAAAGACTCAAGCTGGAATGGGT GTATGGTTACCGCGGCAGAGACTGCAGAGCAAACATTTACCTCCTTCCAACCGGAGAAATCGTTTACTTCATTGCCTCCGTCGTCGTTCTGTTTAACTACGAAGAACGAACTCAGAGACATTACCTCGGACACACTGACTGTGTCAAGTG tctCGCCATCCATCCTGATAAGATCCGGATTGCTACAGGACAGATTGCAGGAGTGGACAAAGATGGACGG GCGCTGCAGCCTCACGTTCGTATCTGGGACAGCGTCAGTCTCTCCACTCTGCAGGTGGTCGGGTTGGGAACGTTCGAACGAGGTGTCGGTTCTCTGGCTTTCTCCAAAGCT gACTCCGGTCAGCACCTGAGTGTTATTGACGACTGCAACGATCACATGTTGACAGTTTGGGATTGGCAGAAGAAGTCCAAGATCGCTGAGATCAAG ACCACTAACGAGGTGGTCCTGGCCGTGGAGTTCCACCCTACAGACCCCAACACCATCGTCACCTGTGGCAAGTCCCACATCTTCTTCTGGACGTGGGCCGGGAACTCGCTGGCTCGTAAACAGGGAATCTTTGGG AAATACGAGAAGCCGAAGTTCGTTCAGTGTCTGGCGTTCCTTAGTTCTGGAGACATCCTGACCGGAGACTCTGGAGGGGTCCTGCTGGTCTGGACCAGGAGCTCTGCTGAGACCCCCACTGGGAAGGGACCCAAAG cgttTCAGATCAGTcggcaggtcaaaggtcatgaaggcagtgtgttctgtgtgtgtgaaatgaggAGCGGCACTCTGCTGACCGGAGGAGGGAAAGACCGGAAAATCATCCTGTGGGACCACGAACTGAGAGCGGACCGAGACATCGag GTGCCGGATCAGTACGGAACCATCAGAGCAGTGTCTGAGGGGAAGGGGGACGAGTTTCTGGTGGGGACGTCTCGTAACTTTGTCCTCAGAGGAACCTTCAATGACGGCTTCCAGGTGGAGGTCCAG GGTCACACAGATGAGCTGTGGGGTTTGGCCTCTCACCCGTCCAAAGGGATGTTTCTGACATGTGCTCAGGACCGGCTGGTCTTCGCCTGGAGCTCAGTGGATCACAGCCTCCAATGGAGCCGCCAGCTGGAG gaacACGGACACTGTGCAGACTTCCATCCCAGCGGAGCTGTGGTCGCCATAGGGACACACTCTGGAAA gtGGTACGTCCTGGACGCGGAGACCACAGACCTGGTGGGGATCCACACTGACGGGAACGAGCAGCTGTCCCTGATGCGTTTCTCTGTAG ATGGCAGCCTGTTGGCTGTTGGATCCCATGACAGCTTTATATACCTCTACACCGTCTCAGAGAAAGGACGCAAGTACAGCCGCTATGGGAAGTGTACG GGACATTCCAGCTACATCACACACCTGGACTGGTCACCTGACAACAAATTCATCATGTCCAACTCTGGAGACTACGAGATCCTCTACT GGGACGTTCCAAACGGTTGTAAACTGATCAGAAATCGTTCCGAGTGTAAAGACATCGACTGGGCGACCTACACCTGCGTACTGGGATACCACGTGTTTG GTGTGTGGCCCGAGGGTTCAGATGGCACCGACATCAACGCTCTGATCCGATCTCACAACAGGAAGGTGATCGCTCTGGCTGACGACTTCTGTAAAGTTCACCTGTTTGCCTACCCATGCTCCACCCCcaag GCTCCCAGCCATAAGTACAGCGCCCACAGCAGTCATGTGACCAACGTCAGCTTCCTGTATAACGACAGTCACCTGATCTCCACTGGGGGAAAGGACACCAGCATCATGCAGTGGCGTTTGGTGGAAAAGTCTTCGCTCTCTCTCACCGACGGCCTCTTATCTAACTCCGCCCCCCAGCGGGCAGACCCCATTTTTGCACCGCCTACTCCCGCAGTAGCCACGCCCACACAGGACCTCGTCCTTCCTCCCACGGCCAATGGAACCCAAGAACCCTACCCGGACACTCCGCCCCCTACAAAGCTACCCACACCTACCTCCGAGTTAACCCCGCCCCATTCTGTGTCGACCCCGCCCCCCTCAGACAGCACAGTGAGTCTGAAGGACAGCCTGGAGCCGAGTGACGACACTGCCACGCCCAGTGACGAGGGGctgccccccctcacccccccctCATAG